From Micromonospora nigra, one genomic window encodes:
- a CDS encoding GH12 family glycosyl hydrolase domain-containing protein — MRRSLRALAAATLLAAGAIVSVAYGGTASADTQICEQYGSTVIQNRYVVQNNRWGTTAQQCINVTGTGFEITTQNGSSPTNGAPTAYPSVFLGCHYTNCSPGTNLPIQVSQISSANSSINYRYVSGATYNASYDIWLDPSPKRDGVNQMEIMIWLNRQGPIQPIGSPVGTATIDGRTWEVWRGSNGSNNVISYLAPSAISSANLNLLAFITDTRNRGAITNSWYLTSIQAGFEPWQGGTGLAVTSFSAAVNGGGNPTTPPPSSPPPTTPPPTTPPPGGNGCAVKYTPNSWNSGFTADVQITNTGSNTINGWTLAYTLPSGQQVTNAWNATVSQSGQAVTARNIGWNGTLAPGGTASFGYQGTLSGAYSSPTSFTLNGVPCTRS; from the coding sequence ATGAGACGTTCCCTCCGGGCCCTCGCGGCGGCCACGCTGCTCGCCGCCGGGGCCATCGTGTCCGTCGCGTACGGGGGCACCGCCTCCGCCGACACCCAGATCTGCGAGCAGTACGGATCGACGGTCATCCAGAACCGGTACGTGGTGCAGAACAACCGCTGGGGCACCACCGCCCAGCAGTGCATCAACGTCACGGGCACCGGCTTCGAGATCACCACCCAGAACGGCAGCAGCCCCACCAACGGCGCACCCACGGCGTACCCGTCGGTCTTCCTCGGTTGCCACTACACCAACTGCTCCCCCGGCACGAACCTGCCGATCCAGGTCAGCCAGATCAGCAGCGCCAACAGCAGCATCAACTACCGGTACGTCAGCGGCGCCACCTACAACGCCTCGTACGACATCTGGCTCGACCCGTCGCCCAAGCGGGACGGCGTCAACCAGATGGAGATCATGATCTGGCTCAACCGGCAGGGCCCCATCCAGCCCATCGGCTCCCCCGTCGGCACCGCCACCATCGACGGCCGCACCTGGGAGGTCTGGCGCGGCAGCAACGGCTCCAACAACGTCATCTCGTACCTGGCACCGTCGGCGATCAGCAGCGCGAACCTCAACCTGCTGGCCTTCATCACCGACACCCGCAACCGGGGTGCGATCACCAACAGCTGGTACCTGACCAGCATCCAGGCCGGGTTCGAGCCGTGGCAGGGCGGCACCGGGCTGGCCGTGACCAGCTTCTCGGCGGCCGTCAACGGCGGCGGCAACCCGACCACTCCGCCGCCGAGCAGCCCGCCGCCCACCACGCCCCCGCCGACCACGCCGCCGCCGGGCGGTAACGGGTGCGCGGTGAAGTACACGCCCAACTCGTGGAACAGCGGCTTCACCGCCGACGTGCAGATCACCAACACCGGTTCGAACACGATCAACGGCTGGACGCTGGCCTACACCCTGCCCTCCGGGCAGCAGGTCACCAACGCCTGGAACGCCACGGTCAGCCAGAGCGGCCAGGCGGTGACGGCCCGCAACATCGGCTGGAACGGCACGCTCGCCCCGGGCGGCACCGCCAGCTTCGGCTACCAGGGGACGCTGAGCGGCGCGTACTCGTCGCCGACCAGCTTCACCCTCAACGGGGTGCCCTGCACGCGCTCCTGA
- a CDS encoding FAD-dependent monooxygenase encodes MRSSPLRILVVGAGIAGLAVARALRMAGFRPDVTEKLPPGELADTGLYLPGNAARALRHLDLDGPVRPLGQIVHRQRFLDATGAPLCEVDLDALWAGVGECRALPRADLHRVLLSGAGGAVRHGAEVRAIDLLPASVGVTFVDGTATEYDLVVGADGPRSSVRALAALGGPARPAGQVVYRSVVRDGPPVDEWTALLGQRAGFLVVPIGAGRLYCYADEAGTRPPADPVARMRELFGDYGGPVPEVLDALDRVRVGATDEVELGRWHRGRVLLVGDAAHATAPTLSQGAAMALEDAVVLAESLRAAGSVEAALTAYESRRRPRTRWVRDRTRDRNRTRDVPPALRDPLLRGRGDRIFGEHYRLLTGPL; translated from the coding sequence ATGCGTAGCTCCCCCCTGCGCATCCTCGTCGTCGGTGCGGGCATCGCCGGTCTCGCCGTGGCCCGAGCCCTGCGGATGGCGGGCTTCCGGCCCGACGTCACCGAGAAGCTTCCGCCGGGTGAACTCGCCGACACCGGGCTCTACCTCCCCGGCAACGCCGCCCGGGCGCTGCGGCACCTCGACCTCGACGGTCCGGTCCGCCCGCTCGGCCAGATCGTGCACCGGCAGCGCTTTCTCGACGCCACCGGCGCACCGCTGTGCGAGGTCGACCTCGACGCGCTCTGGGCCGGGGTCGGCGAGTGTCGGGCCCTCCCTCGCGCCGACCTGCACCGGGTGCTGCTCAGCGGGGCCGGTGGAGCCGTCCGGCACGGCGCCGAGGTGCGCGCCATCGACCTGCTGCCCGCGAGCGTGGGCGTCACCTTCGTCGACGGCACCGCCACCGAGTACGACCTGGTCGTCGGTGCCGACGGCCCCCGCTCCTCGGTCCGCGCGCTGGCCGCCCTCGGCGGCCCGGCCCGCCCCGCCGGGCAGGTCGTCTACCGCAGCGTGGTCCGCGACGGGCCGCCCGTCGACGAGTGGACCGCGCTGCTCGGCCAGCGCGCCGGCTTCCTGGTCGTGCCCATCGGCGCGGGAAGGCTCTACTGCTACGCCGACGAGGCCGGCACCCGGCCCCCGGCCGACCCGGTCGCCCGGATGCGCGAGCTGTTCGGCGACTACGGCGGCCCGGTGCCCGAGGTGCTGGACGCTCTCGACCGGGTGCGCGTCGGCGCGACCGACGAGGTCGAGCTGGGCCGCTGGCACCGGGGTCGGGTGCTGCTGGTCGGCGACGCCGCCCACGCCACCGCGCCCACCCTGTCCCAGGGGGCGGCGATGGCCCTGGAGGACGCCGTCGTGCTCGCCGAGTCGCTCAGGGCCGCCGGCAGCGTCGAGGCGGCGCTGACGGCGTACGAGAGTCGCCGTCGTCCGCGTACCCGATGGGTGCGGGACCGGACCCGGGACCGCAACCGGACCCGGGACGTGCCGCCGGCGCTGCGCGATCCGCTGCTGCGCGGACGCGGCGACCGGATCTTCGGCGAGCACTACCGGTTACTCACCGGTCCGCTGTAG
- the ctaD gene encoding cytochrome c oxidase subunit I, translated as MTTVAPKPVVTRPWPVRTPVKGSAIARLLRTTDAKQIGIMYMVTAFVFFMIGGLMALIMRAELARPGLQFLSPEQYNQLFTMHGTIMLLFFATPIVFAFGNYVVPIQIGAPDVSFPRLNSFAYWLYLFGGTMATAGFLTPGGAADFGWTAYTPLSTMEHSPGVGANLWVMGLAISGLGTILGAVNLITTILTLRAPGMTMFRMPIFTWNMLVTSLLVILVFPLLAAALFALAADRLLGAHVYSPETGGPMLWQHLFWFFGHPEVYIIALPFFGIISEIIPVFSRKPIFGYKGLVAATIAIAGLSMSVWAHHMFSTGQVLLPFFSFLSYLIAVPTGMKFFNWLGTMWRGQISFESPMLFAVGFLVTFLFGGLTGVLLASPPLDFHLHDSYFVVAHFHYVLFGTIVFAVFAGIYFWFPKMFGRMLDERLGKIHFWLTMIGFHTTFLVQHWLGSEGMPRRYADYLPGDGFTTLNMISTVGAFITGISTLPFLWNCWKSYKAGPVVEVDDPWGHGNSLEWATSSPPPLRNFDRMPRIRSERPAFDHKFPELAAGQTLAGPPEGGSKPLTSESDGGASYDEDVASDIDRR; from the coding sequence GTGACCACCGTCGCACCCAAGCCGGTCGTGACCCGGCCCTGGCCGGTCCGAACGCCGGTCAAGGGGTCGGCCATCGCGCGGCTGCTGCGTACCACGGACGCGAAGCAGATCGGGATCATGTACATGGTCACCGCGTTCGTGTTCTTCATGATCGGTGGCCTGATGGCCCTGATCATGCGGGCGGAGCTGGCCCGTCCCGGGCTGCAGTTCCTGTCGCCCGAGCAGTACAACCAGCTGTTCACCATGCACGGCACGATCATGCTGCTGTTCTTCGCGACGCCGATCGTGTTCGCCTTCGGCAACTACGTCGTGCCGATCCAGATCGGCGCGCCCGACGTCTCCTTCCCCCGGCTGAACAGCTTCGCCTACTGGCTGTACCTGTTCGGCGGCACGATGGCCACCGCCGGCTTCCTCACCCCCGGCGGCGCGGCGGACTTCGGCTGGACGGCGTACACCCCGCTGAGCACCATGGAGCACTCGCCCGGCGTGGGCGCGAACCTCTGGGTGATGGGCCTGGCCATCTCCGGTCTCGGTACGATCCTCGGCGCGGTCAACCTGATCACCACGATCCTGACCCTGCGCGCCCCCGGCATGACCATGTTCCGGATGCCGATCTTCACCTGGAACATGCTGGTCACCAGCCTCCTGGTGATCCTGGTCTTCCCGCTGCTGGCCGCCGCGCTCTTCGCGCTCGCCGCCGACCGCCTCCTCGGCGCGCACGTCTACAGCCCCGAGACCGGCGGGCCGATGCTGTGGCAGCACCTGTTCTGGTTCTTCGGGCACCCCGAGGTCTACATCATCGCGCTGCCGTTCTTCGGCATCATCAGCGAGATCATCCCGGTCTTCTCCCGCAAGCCGATCTTCGGCTACAAGGGCCTGGTGGCGGCCACCATCGCCATCGCCGGCCTGTCGATGAGCGTGTGGGCCCACCACATGTTCTCCACCGGTCAGGTGCTGCTGCCGTTCTTCAGCTTCCTGAGCTACCTGATCGCCGTGCCGACCGGCATGAAGTTCTTCAACTGGCTCGGCACCATGTGGCGCGGTCAGATCAGCTTCGAGTCGCCGATGCTGTTCGCGGTCGGCTTCCTGGTCACCTTCCTCTTCGGTGGGCTGACCGGTGTGCTGCTGGCCAGCCCGCCGCTGGACTTCCACCTGCACGACTCGTACTTCGTGGTGGCGCACTTCCACTACGTGCTGTTCGGCACGATCGTGTTCGCGGTGTTCGCCGGCATCTACTTCTGGTTCCCGAAGATGTTCGGCCGGATGCTCGACGAGCGCCTGGGGAAGATCCACTTCTGGCTGACGATGATCGGCTTCCACACCACCTTCCTGGTGCAGCACTGGCTGGGCAGTGAGGGCATGCCCCGCCGGTACGCCGACTACCTGCCCGGCGACGGTTTCACCACGCTGAACATGATCTCCACGGTCGGCGCGTTCATCACCGGCATCTCGACGCTGCCGTTCCTGTGGAACTGCTGGAAGTCGTACAAGGCGGGCCCGGTCGTCGAGGTCGACGACCCCTGGGGCCACGGCAACTCCCTGGAGTGGGCCACCAGCTCCCCGCCGCCGCTGCGTAACTTCGACCGGATGCCGCGCATCCGCTCCGAGCGGCCGGCGTTCGACCACAAGTTCCCCGAGCTGGCAGCCGGCCAGACGCTGGCCGGGCCACCGGAGGGCGGTTCGAAGCCGCTGACCAGCGAGTCGGACGGCGGCGCGAGCTACGACGAGGACGTGGCGAGCGACATCGACCGCCGCTGA
- a CDS encoding MFS transporter codes for MKPYREALALPGLRSLLLVAVLARIPLTATGVTLTFYVVEDLGRGYGAAGLVGAAITVGAAVGGPLLGRLVDRRGLRPVLVLTAVAEAVFWSAAPLLSYLLLLPAAFLAGSLALPIFSVIRQSIAAIVPPEQRRPAYALDSMSVELSFMVGPALATVGVTAISARTTLYLVGAGIVAAGVALWLLNPPVRAAGEAVGPQPRIARRQWLTSRMVAVFAVSAAATLVLGGTDVAVIAVLRENGDAGWTGVVLASWAIASLVGGFAYGAVHRSFSPVALMGALALCTVPVGLGGSHWWLLCLALIPAGALCAPTIAATSDAVSRLAPAAVRGEAMGLHGSAVTVGIAVGAPLAGAVIDASSPAWGFAVPGAVGLVIALAVLPTEIRRRRGEPPAQAPEVQQFATAH; via the coding sequence ATGAAGCCTTACCGGGAGGCACTCGCCCTGCCCGGCCTGCGATCGTTGCTGCTCGTCGCGGTTCTCGCCCGCATCCCGCTCACCGCGACCGGGGTGACGCTGACGTTCTACGTCGTCGAGGACCTCGGGCGGGGCTACGGTGCGGCGGGCCTCGTCGGCGCGGCGATCACCGTCGGCGCGGCGGTCGGGGGGCCGCTGCTCGGCCGGCTGGTGGACCGGCGGGGGCTGCGACCCGTCCTCGTGCTCACCGCCGTCGCCGAGGCCGTCTTCTGGTCCGCCGCGCCCCTGCTGTCGTACCTGCTGCTGCTGCCGGCCGCCTTCCTCGCCGGCTCGCTGGCCCTGCCGATCTTCTCGGTGATCCGCCAGTCCATCGCCGCGATCGTCCCGCCGGAGCAGCGACGCCCCGCGTACGCGCTGGACTCCATGTCGGTCGAGTTGTCGTTCATGGTCGGCCCCGCCCTCGCCACGGTCGGCGTGACCGCGATCTCCGCCCGCACCACCCTCTACCTGGTCGGTGCCGGCATCGTCGCCGCCGGCGTCGCGCTGTGGCTGCTCAACCCGCCCGTACGGGCGGCCGGCGAGGCCGTCGGGCCGCAGCCCCGGATCGCCCGGCGACAGTGGCTCACCTCGCGGATGGTCGCCGTGTTCGCGGTGAGCGCCGCCGCCACCCTGGTGCTCGGCGGCACCGACGTCGCGGTCATCGCCGTGCTGCGGGAGAACGGTGACGCGGGCTGGACCGGGGTGGTGCTCGCCAGCTGGGCGATCGCGTCGCTGGTGGGCGGCTTCGCGTACGGGGCGGTCCACCGTTCGTTCTCGCCGGTGGCCCTGATGGGCGCGCTGGCCCTGTGCACCGTGCCCGTCGGGCTGGGCGGTTCACACTGGTGGCTGCTCTGCCTCGCGCTGATCCCGGCGGGTGCCCTGTGCGCTCCCACCATCGCGGCCACCTCGGACGCGGTCAGTCGGCTGGCCCCCGCCGCAGTGCGTGGCGAGGCGATGGGCCTGCACGGTTCGGCGGTCACCGTCGGCATCGCGGTCGGTGCGCCACTGGCCGGCGCGGTGATCGACGCCAGCAGCCCGGCCTGGGGTTTCGCGGTGCCCGGCGCGGTCGGCCTGGTCATCGCGCTCGCCGTCCTCCCGACGGAGATCCGCCGCCGCCGGGGCGAACCGCCGGCACAGGCCCCGGAGGTCCAGCAGTTCGCCACGGCCCACTGA